A single genomic interval of Aedes aegypti strain LVP_AGWG chromosome 1, AaegL5.0 Primary Assembly, whole genome shotgun sequence harbors:
- the LOC5569123 gene encoding protein UBASH3A homolog isoform X2, with the protein MAALPPRKNPTPTKISKQHLTPLQILLQMGFPKHRAEKALAATGNRGVQLASDWLLAHVNDPSLDECSPREYILYACPTGPFLQQLESFWTQSRELCGWNGAHNFTPHITLVSFFKAPDECAPQLSKALKELMTLPGALIDRPISLELYTSPNFMGFFVVEDDANYLKRLALQYVKEVSHSTISLEPHVKSLHLTLAYQFPTNQFNALKQLVENLDSSSTGANWELRLYSRDSRLATKQVHKVLYPHTPREPDELELRIGDYIYLSSEAIQNSSDGWVEGISWLTGTTGYLPENYTERTAESDAWTMHRTVQLCDPITPELDEQPSDMVDGVAGFNRSAVQENHDIESLETVSVGHGEVQTQPNSVEMPQVDVKSKEDAVSAEKLYDLMKRRTAQSVIGGNAGDEPKDNSIAKDAAAGRRIYVLRHGERIDFTFGTWVPYCFDQTGNYIRKDLNMPKSLPQRISAQWKRDSPLTNMGLYQARLTGEGMKDAGVRIDHVYSSPSFRCIQTTTSILEGLGLKDSHPIHVEPGLFEWLAWYQEGLPDWLSKEELVAAEYNIVLDYEPLTKEDDLKARLQEGLEEFYHRNSSVTEHLINNTSGNILIVGHATTLDTCTRHIVGEKLRSTNDMSRIMQKVPYCSMAVIESEDGLGDWKLVEPPCDPVTHTNNNRFDWKILA; encoded by the exons ATGGCGGCTCTGCCACCGCGTAAAAATCCTACGCCGACGAAAATCTCCAAGCAACATCTGACTCCGCTGCAGATTCTGCTCCAGATGGGCTTCCCGAAGCATAGGGC GGAGAAGGCTCTGGCAGCGACCGGGAATCGTGGCGTGCAGCTGGCTTCGGATTGGTTGTTGGCCCACGTCAACGATCCATCGCTAGATGAGTGTTCGCCACGGGAGTACATTCTGTACGCCTGTCCGACGGGACCATTCCTGCAGCAGTTGGAGAGCTTTTGGACGCAATCACGAGAGTTGTGCGGCTGGAATGGCGCGCACAACTTCACGCCCCACATTACGCTGGTTTCGTTCTTCAAAGCACCGGACGAATGCGCTCCGCAGCTGTCGAAGGCCTTGAAGGAGCTGATGACACTGCCGGGGGCGCTTATCGATCGACCAATCAGCCTGGAGCTGTACACCAGCCCGAACTTTATGGGCTTCTTCGTCGTGGAAGATGATGCAAACTATTTGAAGCGCTTGGCGCTGCAATACGTCAAGGAAGTATCCCATTCGA CGATCTCGTTGGAACCACACGTGAAGTCATTGCATCTAACGCTGGCATATCAGTTTCCGACGAATCAGTTCAATGCCTTGAAGCAGCTGGTGGAAAATTTGGACAGCTCCAGCACCGGAGCGAACTGGGAACTGCGATTGTATTCACGGGATTCACGACTAGCGACCAAGCAG GTTCACAAAGTCCTCTACCCCCACACCCCTCGCGAACCGGACGAACTGGAGCTTCGGATCGGTGACTATATCTACCTTAGCTCGGAAGCCATCCAAAACTCGTCCGACGGATGGGTCGAAGGCATTTCCTGGTTGACCGGAACCACCGGCTATCTACCGGAAAACTACACCGAACGCACAGCCGAATCCGACGCGTGGACCATGCACCGCACCGTCCAGCTGTGCGATCCAATAACTCCGGAACTGGATGAGCAACCATCGGATATGGTAGATGGAGTAGCCGGTTTCAACCGGTCTGCCGTACAGGAAAACCACGACATTGAGTCACTGGAGACGG TATCAGTAGGTCACGGTGAAGTGCAGACGCAACCAAATTCAGTCGAGATGCCACAGGTGGACGTTAAATCGAAGGAAGATGCCGTGTCGGCGGAGAAGTTGTACGATTTGATGAAGAGGCGCACCGCACAGTCGGTAATCGGTGGAAACGCTGGCGATGAACCGAAGGACAATTCGATTGCGAAAGATGCCGCCGCTGGACGACGGATCTACGTGCTGCGGCACGGCGAACGGATCGACTTCACCTTCGGAACGTGGGTTCCGTACTGTTTCGATCAGACCGGGAACTACATCAGGAAGGATCTAAACATGCCAAAGTCTTTACCTCAGAG aataaGTGCCCAATGGAAGCGAGATTCGCCGTTGACCAACATGGGTCTGTATCAGGCTCGGCTGACGGGGGAAGGGATGAAGGACGCAGGTGTCCGGATTGATCACGTGTACAGTTCACCGTCGTTCCGTTGCATCCAGACGACTACGTCTATACTGGAAGGTCTCGGCCTGAAGGACAGTCATCCAATTCACGTGGAACCGGGATTGTTCGAGTGGCTGGCTTGGTACCAGGAAGGGCTACCGGACTGGCTGTCGAAGGAAGAACTCGTTGCGGCCGAGTACAACATTGTTTTGGATTATGAACCTCTGACCAAGGAGGACGATCTTAAGGCAAGATTACAGGAAGGCTTGGAAGAGTTCTACCACCGAAACTCGTCCGTCACCGAGCATTTAATCAATAATACAA GCGGAAATATTCTAATCGTGGGTCACGCAACGACCCTGGACACCTGCACCCGTCACATCGTGGGCGAGAAGCTGCGCTCGACGAACGACATGAGCCGGATTATGCAAAAAGTTCCTTACTGCAGTATGGCTGTGATCGAGTCGGAGGACGGTCTCGGCGACTGGAAACTGGTGGAGCCACCGTGCGATCCCGTCACCCACACCAACAACAACCGGTTCGATTGGAAGATTCTAGCTTAG
- the LOC5569123 gene encoding protein UBASH3A homolog isoform X1, translating to MAALPPRKNPTPTKISKQHLTPLQILLQMGFPKHRAEKALAATGNRGVQLASDWLLAHVNDPSLDECSPREYILYACPTGPFLQQLESFWTQSRELCGWNGAHNFTPHITLVSFFKAPDECAPQLSKALKELMTLPGALIDRPISLELYTSPNFMGFFVVEDDANYLKRLALQYVKEVSHSIISDTYEQLDALVTCFPWCGGVTSARCIPRSSRSISLEPHVKSLHLTLAYQFPTNQFNALKQLVENLDSSSTGANWELRLYSRDSRLATKQVHKVLYPHTPREPDELELRIGDYIYLSSEAIQNSSDGWVEGISWLTGTTGYLPENYTERTAESDAWTMHRTVQLCDPITPELDEQPSDMVDGVAGFNRSAVQENHDIESLETVSVGHGEVQTQPNSVEMPQVDVKSKEDAVSAEKLYDLMKRRTAQSVIGGNAGDEPKDNSIAKDAAAGRRIYVLRHGERIDFTFGTWVPYCFDQTGNYIRKDLNMPKSLPQRISAQWKRDSPLTNMGLYQARLTGEGMKDAGVRIDHVYSSPSFRCIQTTTSILEGLGLKDSHPIHVEPGLFEWLAWYQEGLPDWLSKEELVAAEYNIVLDYEPLTKEDDLKARLQEGLEEFYHRNSSVTEHLINNTSGNILIVGHATTLDTCTRHIVGEKLRSTNDMSRIMQKVPYCSMAVIESEDGLGDWKLVEPPCDPVTHTNNNRFDWKILA from the exons ATGGCGGCTCTGCCACCGCGTAAAAATCCTACGCCGACGAAAATCTCCAAGCAACATCTGACTCCGCTGCAGATTCTGCTCCAGATGGGCTTCCCGAAGCATAGGGC GGAGAAGGCTCTGGCAGCGACCGGGAATCGTGGCGTGCAGCTGGCTTCGGATTGGTTGTTGGCCCACGTCAACGATCCATCGCTAGATGAGTGTTCGCCACGGGAGTACATTCTGTACGCCTGTCCGACGGGACCATTCCTGCAGCAGTTGGAGAGCTTTTGGACGCAATCACGAGAGTTGTGCGGCTGGAATGGCGCGCACAACTTCACGCCCCACATTACGCTGGTTTCGTTCTTCAAAGCACCGGACGAATGCGCTCCGCAGCTGTCGAAGGCCTTGAAGGAGCTGATGACACTGCCGGGGGCGCTTATCGATCGACCAATCAGCCTGGAGCTGTACACCAGCCCGAACTTTATGGGCTTCTTCGTCGTGGAAGATGATGCAAACTATTTGAAGCGCTTGGCGCTGCAATACGTCAAGGAAGTATCCCATTCGA TAATCAGCGACACCTACGAACAGCTAGACGCGCTAGTAACCTGTTTCCCATGGTGCGGGGGAGTAACATCAGCCCGTTGTATTCCGCGTAGCAGCCGAT CGATCTCGTTGGAACCACACGTGAAGTCATTGCATCTAACGCTGGCATATCAGTTTCCGACGAATCAGTTCAATGCCTTGAAGCAGCTGGTGGAAAATTTGGACAGCTCCAGCACCGGAGCGAACTGGGAACTGCGATTGTATTCACGGGATTCACGACTAGCGACCAAGCAG GTTCACAAAGTCCTCTACCCCCACACCCCTCGCGAACCGGACGAACTGGAGCTTCGGATCGGTGACTATATCTACCTTAGCTCGGAAGCCATCCAAAACTCGTCCGACGGATGGGTCGAAGGCATTTCCTGGTTGACCGGAACCACCGGCTATCTACCGGAAAACTACACCGAACGCACAGCCGAATCCGACGCGTGGACCATGCACCGCACCGTCCAGCTGTGCGATCCAATAACTCCGGAACTGGATGAGCAACCATCGGATATGGTAGATGGAGTAGCCGGTTTCAACCGGTCTGCCGTACAGGAAAACCACGACATTGAGTCACTGGAGACGG TATCAGTAGGTCACGGTGAAGTGCAGACGCAACCAAATTCAGTCGAGATGCCACAGGTGGACGTTAAATCGAAGGAAGATGCCGTGTCGGCGGAGAAGTTGTACGATTTGATGAAGAGGCGCACCGCACAGTCGGTAATCGGTGGAAACGCTGGCGATGAACCGAAGGACAATTCGATTGCGAAAGATGCCGCCGCTGGACGACGGATCTACGTGCTGCGGCACGGCGAACGGATCGACTTCACCTTCGGAACGTGGGTTCCGTACTGTTTCGATCAGACCGGGAACTACATCAGGAAGGATCTAAACATGCCAAAGTCTTTACCTCAGAG aataaGTGCCCAATGGAAGCGAGATTCGCCGTTGACCAACATGGGTCTGTATCAGGCTCGGCTGACGGGGGAAGGGATGAAGGACGCAGGTGTCCGGATTGATCACGTGTACAGTTCACCGTCGTTCCGTTGCATCCAGACGACTACGTCTATACTGGAAGGTCTCGGCCTGAAGGACAGTCATCCAATTCACGTGGAACCGGGATTGTTCGAGTGGCTGGCTTGGTACCAGGAAGGGCTACCGGACTGGCTGTCGAAGGAAGAACTCGTTGCGGCCGAGTACAACATTGTTTTGGATTATGAACCTCTGACCAAGGAGGACGATCTTAAGGCAAGATTACAGGAAGGCTTGGAAGAGTTCTACCACCGAAACTCGTCCGTCACCGAGCATTTAATCAATAATACAA GCGGAAATATTCTAATCGTGGGTCACGCAACGACCCTGGACACCTGCACCCGTCACATCGTGGGCGAGAAGCTGCGCTCGACGAACGACATGAGCCGGATTATGCAAAAAGTTCCTTACTGCAGTATGGCTGTGATCGAGTCGGAGGACGGTCTCGGCGACTGGAAACTGGTGGAGCCACCGTGCGATCCCGTCACCCACACCAACAACAACCGGTTCGATTGGAAGATTCTAGCTTAG